In a single window of the Methanofollis ethanolicus genome:
- the twy1 gene encoding 4-demethylwyosine synthase TYW1 has protein sequence MRSPRCEDARVALQKQGYQFFSPDATAAVKPCMWNKRALKGGEMCYKHQFYGIESHRCVQMTPTLRCNQRCLFCWRSFEHDVSAERECTPAEILEKVRGLQKRALSGYKVSQYVTPDRFAEALDPTMVAISLSGEPTLYSGLPEMIDLFNAEGFTTFLVSNGTRPDVIARCHPFQTYISLDAPDEETYLPLCNPAEEGSWERIHESLKLLSGRRSAVRTTVVKGINDIDPAGYAEQYEASGARFIEIKGYMYLGYSRNRLSRENMPAHEEIRRFAEEVAGHCTNYRIVDESPISRVVLMERTERGDETE, from the coding sequence ATGCGATCTCCACGATGTGAAGACGCACGGGTCGCCCTGCAAAAGCAGGGCTACCAGTTTTTTTCCCCCGACGCCACGGCGGCCGTGAAGCCGTGCATGTGGAACAAGCGCGCCCTGAAGGGCGGCGAGATGTGCTACAAGCACCAGTTCTACGGGATCGAGAGCCACCGCTGCGTGCAGATGACACCGACTCTCCGCTGCAACCAGCGCTGCCTCTTCTGCTGGCGGTCCTTCGAGCACGATGTCTCCGCGGAGAGGGAGTGCACGCCCGCGGAGATCCTTGAAAAGGTCCGCGGCCTCCAGAAGAGGGCGCTCTCCGGGTACAAGGTCTCGCAGTACGTGACACCCGATCGTTTTGCCGAGGCCCTCGACCCGACGATGGTGGCGATCTCCCTCTCCGGCGAACCGACCCTGTATTCGGGCCTGCCCGAGATGATCGACCTCTTCAACGCGGAGGGCTTCACCACCTTCCTGGTCTCGAACGGGACGCGGCCCGACGTTATCGCTCGCTGTCACCCCTTCCAGACCTATATCTCCCTGGACGCACCGGACGAGGAGACCTACCTCCCCCTCTGCAACCCGGCGGAGGAGGGGTCGTGGGAGAGGATCCACGAGAGTCTCAAACTCCTCTCCGGCCGCAGGTCGGCGGTCAGGACGACAGTCGTGAAGGGTATCAACGACATCGACCCGGCCGGATATGCCGAGCAGTACGAGGCGTCGGGCGCACGTTTTATCGAGATCAAGGGATACATGTATCTCGGATACAGTCGTAACCGCCTGTCGCGGGAGAACATGCCGGCGCACGAGGAGATCCGCCGCTTTGCGGAGGAGGTCGCCGGACACTGCACAAACTACCGGATCGTGGACGAAAGCCCCATATCCAGGGTCGTCCTGATGGAGAGAACAGAGAGAGGGGATGAAACAGAATGA
- the prf1 gene encoding peptide chain release factor aRF-1 has product MTENAENIVEMDSARLRYEFKKMLERLEAKQGSGTELISLYIPPDKQIYDVTAQLRDEFGQCANIKSKQTRTNVQSAISSILSRLKYFKRPPEKGMAVFCGTVSTVGDRTDLQCEIVHPPEPINLYMYRCSSNFELEPLKQMLEEKQVYGLLVIDRREAYWGFLRGNRIEPIGGSTSMVPGKQRKGGQSSVRFQRLRLIAINEFYKKVGDHASDTFLAEKDFFNRFQGLLIGGPSPTKEEFNEGGFLHHEVQKRVLGLFDVAYTNESGLAELVDNAQDALKGVEVVKEKEVMNRFLKELVKDDGVAAYGEESVRKNLEDGAVAVLILSDRLRESRLKIRCGNCGYGEEKTVKTEPGKTTKDIDLGNCPKCSSPLQIEEEVDIIEEMTTLADQSSAKVEIISDDFEEGSMLYSAFGGIAAILRYRTGY; this is encoded by the coding sequence ATGACCGAAAACGCCGAAAATATAGTGGAGATGGACTCGGCGAGGCTGCGATACGAGTTCAAGAAGATGCTCGAACGCCTCGAAGCGAAGCAAGGGAGCGGCACCGAGCTCATCTCCCTCTATATCCCCCCGGACAAGCAGATCTATGACGTGACCGCCCAGTTACGGGACGAGTTCGGGCAGTGCGCGAACATCAAGAGCAAACAGACCCGAACGAACGTGCAGAGCGCCATCTCTTCCATCCTCTCCCGGCTCAAATACTTCAAGAGGCCGCCGGAAAAGGGCATGGCCGTTTTCTGCGGGACGGTCAGCACGGTCGGCGACCGCACCGACCTCCAGTGCGAGATCGTCCACCCGCCCGAGCCCATCAACCTGTACATGTACCGCTGCTCCTCGAACTTCGAGCTCGAACCCCTCAAGCAGATGCTCGAAGAGAAGCAGGTCTACGGTCTTCTGGTCATCGACAGGCGAGAGGCGTACTGGGGCTTCCTGCGGGGCAACAGGATCGAGCCCATCGGGGGGTCCACCTCGATGGTGCCGGGCAAGCAGCGTAAAGGCGGTCAGTCGTCGGTGCGATTCCAGCGTCTGCGTCTCATCGCCATCAACGAGTTCTACAAAAAGGTCGGCGACCATGCGAGCGACACCTTCCTTGCCGAGAAGGACTTCTTCAACCGTTTCCAGGGCCTCCTGATCGGCGGCCCGTCGCCGACGAAAGAGGAGTTCAACGAGGGTGGCTTCCTCCACCACGAGGTCCAGAAGCGTGTGCTCGGCCTCTTCGACGTCGCGTACACGAACGAGAGCGGCCTTGCCGAACTCGTCGACAACGCACAGGACGCCCTGAAGGGCGTCGAGGTCGTCAAGGAGAAGGAAGTGATGAACCGCTTCCTGAAAGAACTTGTCAAGGACGACGGCGTCGCCGCCTACGGCGAGGAGAGCGTGCGAAAGAACCTCGAGGACGGCGCCGTCGCGGTCCTGATCCTCTCCGACAGGCTGCGCGAGTCCCGCCTGAAGATCAGGTGCGGGAACTGCGGCTACGGCGAGGAGAAGACGGTGAAGACCGAGCCCGGCAAGACGACAAAGGATATCGACCTCGGGAACTGCCCGAAGTGCAGTTCCCCCCTCCAGATCGAGGAGGAAGTCGACATCATCGAGGAGATGACGACCCTCGCCGACCAGAGCAGTGCGAAGGTCGAGATCATCTCAGACGACTTCGAAGAGGGCTCGATGCTCTACTCCGCCTTCGGCGGGATTGCAGCGATCCTCAGATACAGGACGGGATACTGA
- the argS gene encoding arginine--tRNA ligase produces MFLETYRQIEEALRACTGEETVELTDGGEHADYATTVAFSLAKKLRKSPMVIATDLAADLTGRLADAGITVETKGPYINFHVDAAYVQDAVREALEPGYGNLPAHAGKVILEHTSANPNGPLHVGHIRNSIIGDTLARCFRKAGYPLEVQYYVNDMGRQIAIVSWGFDHVPKERLEDEKEDHHIARVYIAANREIEKEPAITGEVDHLMQLIEQGDPETQRKFREVVSHCLDGFKVTMANLNVVHDRFVWESDFVRNGDMERIIDRIDRLPQAKHEGTLSLDLTECGFEKDYVIRRSDGTSVYAARDLAFHTWKGRNSDRMIDVLGADHKLIGSQLQCTLKLLGEKAPEIVIFEFVSLPEGSMSTRAGKFISADELVAEVTNKAFAEVSERRPELPSEQREEIARAVAISAIRYDIVRISPEKSTVFDWKEALNFERQSGPYIQYSHARACSILEKAGAFDEAFAYADEHEIALAKQIARFPAVIDQVVRELRPHLLATYARDLADQFNTFYRYVPVLKSEGETRASRLTLVKAAENTLKESLETLGIDAISTM; encoded by the coding sequence ATGTTCCTTGAAACTTACCGGCAGATAGAAGAGGCGCTCCGGGCGTGCACCGGAGAAGAGACAGTCGAACTCACAGACGGCGGCGAGCACGCGGACTATGCGACCACCGTCGCCTTCTCCCTCGCGAAGAAACTGAGAAAGTCCCCGATGGTCATCGCGACCGACCTTGCGGCAGATCTCACCGGGCGTCTTGCCGACGCAGGGATCACGGTCGAGACGAAGGGCCCGTACATCAACTTCCACGTGGACGCCGCATACGTGCAGGACGCGGTCAGGGAAGCCCTGGAGCCCGGCTACGGGAACCTCCCGGCACATGCCGGGAAGGTGATCCTGGAGCACACGAGTGCGAACCCGAACGGCCCCCTCCATGTCGGCCACATCAGGAACTCGATCATCGGCGACACCCTGGCCCGCTGCTTCCGGAAGGCGGGCTACCCCCTGGAGGTCCAGTATTACGTGAACGATATGGGCCGCCAGATCGCCATCGTCTCCTGGGGCTTCGACCATGTCCCGAAGGAGCGCCTTGAGGACGAGAAGGAGGACCACCACATCGCCCGCGTCTACATCGCCGCGAACCGCGAGATCGAGAAAGAGCCCGCGATCACCGGCGAGGTCGACCACCTGATGCAGCTCATCGAGCAGGGCGACCCGGAGACGCAGAGGAAGTTCCGCGAGGTCGTCTCCCACTGCCTCGACGGTTTCAAGGTGACGATGGCGAACCTCAACGTCGTCCACGACCGCTTTGTCTGGGAGTCGGACTTCGTGCGGAACGGCGACATGGAGAGGATCATCGACCGGATCGACCGCCTGCCCCAGGCGAAGCACGAGGGCACGCTCTCTCTCGACCTGACGGAGTGCGGGTTCGAGAAGGACTACGTGATCCGCCGGTCTGACGGGACGTCGGTCTACGCGGCCCGCGACCTCGCCTTCCACACCTGGAAGGGCCGGAACTCCGACCGCATGATCGACGTGCTGGGTGCCGACCACAAACTGATCGGTTCGCAGCTCCAGTGCACCCTGAAACTCCTGGGCGAGAAGGCCCCGGAGATCGTCATCTTCGAGTTCGTCTCCCTGCCCGAGGGCTCGATGTCGACGCGGGCCGGGAAGTTCATCTCGGCCGACGAACTCGTCGCCGAGGTGACGAACAAGGCCTTCGCCGAGGTCTCGGAGAGGAGGCCCGAACTCCCGTCCGAACAGCGCGAGGAGATCGCCCGCGCCGTCGCCATCTCCGCGATCCGCTACGATATCGTCAGGATCTCGCCGGAGAAGTCGACGGTCTTCGACTGGAAGGAGGCCCTGAACTTCGAACGCCAGAGCGGCCCGTACATCCAGTACTCTCATGCCCGCGCCTGTTCGATCCTGGAGAAGGCCGGGGCCTTCGACGAGGCCTTCGCGTACGCGGACGAGCACGAGATCGCCCTTGCCAAACAGATCGCCCGTTTCCCCGCGGTGATCGACCAGGTGGTCCGCGAACTCCGGCCTCACCTCCTCGCCACCTATGCCCGCGACCTCGCCGACCAGTTCAACACCTTCTACCGGTACGTGCCTGTGCTGAAGAGCGAGGGGGAGACGCGGGCGAGCAGGCTCACTCTCGTGAAGGCTGCAGAGAACACGCTGAAAGAATCTCTCGAAACCCTTGGTATCGATGCGATCTCCACGATGTGA